The Candidatus Krumholzibacteriota bacterium genome contains a region encoding:
- a CDS encoding sigma-54-dependent Fis family transcriptional regulator encodes MKPVVLLVDDEDTIRMFLEKTITDEGYESLTAATGNEALELARRELPDLILLDLKLPDINGIEVLARIKEELPDICVIMLTAFGDIEIAVKAIKKGAFDFVSKPVNLEQLLLTIEKGLNSQKLTRELFQLRRRLKTDFDDQYVPGESPKMKEIYEIVKAVAKSDTTTVLIQGESGTGKEIIANMIHKNSPRHDKPFLEINCASLPEELLESELFGHEKGAFTDAKIQKTGLLELANKGTLFLDEIGEMSLTIQVKLLRVLEKMSFRRVGGTKDINVSVRIISATNRDLALEVENRTFREDLFYRLKVIPIDIPALRDRKEDIFLLVKHFLNRYNKQFKKNFQDIDDEAFEILMSYKWPGNIRELKNVIERIVLLEDDIVLKREHLPGSMITESLSDREFTIANNIGIALGRPYPENGIPFEELMKNIEKELISKAMNESDNNQSKASRLLQLNRDKLRYRLKNFDLENN; translated from the coding sequence TTGAAACCGGTAGTGCTTCTGGTTGATGATGAAGATACAATCCGAATGTTTCTGGAGAAGACTATAACTGACGAGGGATATGAATCTCTAACAGCCGCGACGGGAAATGAAGCTCTTGAACTGGCCAGAAGAGAACTACCCGATCTTATACTTCTCGATCTTAAGCTGCCAGATATAAACGGGATAGAGGTGCTTGCACGGATAAAAGAAGAACTCCCGGACATCTGCGTTATCATGCTTACCGCTTTCGGGGATATCGAAATAGCCGTTAAAGCCATCAAGAAAGGCGCTTTTGATTTTGTCAGCAAACCGGTAAATCTCGAACAGTTACTCCTGACTATCGAGAAAGGATTGAATTCGCAGAAATTGACAAGAGAGCTTTTTCAGCTTAGAAGAAGACTGAAAACAGATTTTGACGATCAATATGTACCTGGAGAATCGCCGAAGATGAAGGAGATCTACGAGATTGTCAAGGCTGTCGCGAAAAGCGATACGACCACTGTCCTCATACAGGGAGAGAGTGGCACGGGCAAGGAAATAATCGCAAACATGATCCACAAGAACAGTCCGAGACATGACAAGCCGTTCCTGGAGATAAACTGCGCTTCCCTGCCTGAAGAGCTTCTGGAGAGTGAGCTTTTCGGGCATGAGAAAGGGGCTTTTACCGATGCCAAGATACAGAAGACGGGACTGCTTGAACTTGCTAACAAAGGCACGCTCTTTCTCGACGAAATCGGAGAAATGAGCCTCACAATACAGGTAAAACTTCTCAGGGTCCTTGAGAAGATGTCGTTTCGCAGGGTTGGAGGGACGAAGGATATAAATGTTAGCGTACGCATAATCTCAGCGACAAACAGGGACCTTGCCCTGGAAGTGGAAAACAGGACTTTCAGGGAGGATCTTTTTTACAGGTTGAAGGTCATTCCGATAGATATACCTGCGCTCAGGGACAGAAAAGAAGATATTTTCCTGCTGGTTAAACATTTCCTGAACAGGTACAACAAGCAGTTCAAGAAAAATTTCCAGGATATAGACGATGAGGCTTTCGAAATACTCATGTCTTACAAATGGCCAGGCAATATCAGGGAACTGAAGAATGTAATAGAAAGAATCGTTCTTCTTGAAGATGACATTGTTCTGAAGAGAGAACATCTTCCCGGCAGCATGATCACGGAAAGCCTGTCGGACAGGGAATTCACCATAGCGAACAACATCGGGATAGCTCTCGGGCGGCCTTATCCCGAAAACGGTATTCCTTTCGAGGAATTGATGAAGAATATCGAGAAGGAACTGATATCTAAAGCGATGAACGAATCTGACAATAATCAGAGCAAGGCGTCACGGCTGCTACAGTTGAACAGAGACAAGTTGAGATACCGACTGAAGAATTTTGATCTGGAAAACAATTGA
- a CDS encoding LptE family protein, with product MKRNVLVSAVIACGLVCSACGIYRTTSRTPGDIKKIAIPYLVNETSEPDIEIEITQKIIDGIVNDNTLKVVSDQDADGILEARIQEYRNVPYTFSESGTDIQAEQYRLTVRLKASLFDKKNNSYIWQDKNISAHGDYYLETASEQTYEKALEDVYRDIVESILSSTVEDW from the coding sequence TTGAAAAGGAATGTTCTTGTTTCAGCGGTGATCGCTTGCGGACTTGTTTGTTCCGCATGCGGGATCTATCGGACAACCAGCAGGACACCGGGTGATATCAAGAAGATCGCGATCCCATATCTCGTGAACGAGACTTCCGAACCTGATATAGAAATTGAGATAACTCAGAAGATAATAGACGGGATCGTAAACGACAACACGCTGAAGGTCGTATCGGACCAGGATGCCGATGGGATACTGGAGGCGCGGATTCAGGAATACAGGAACGTGCCATATACTTTTTCTGAAAGCGGAACAGACATACAGGCCGAACAATACAGGTTGACTGTAAGGTTGAAGGCGTCTCTTTTTGACAAAAAAAACAATTCCTATATCTGGCAGGACAAAAATATCTCCGCGCACGGCGACTATTATCTTGAGACCGCTTCGGAGCAGACTTATGAAAAAGCTCTTGAGGATGTGTACAGGGATATAGTCGAGTCGATATTGTCGTCGACTGTCGAAGACTGGTAG
- a CDS encoding SpoIIE family protein phosphatase: MARFLRPAIIAIAVVITLLNFSGLEHFSKSPYHGIRHNNLTFLKYDKDSPAKKSGLLRGDRIMAVDGIRVRNIIHFKYLTFSNNTHAPQIYTISRGDSLFNARIEYIDQPSYWVIRKIVLSFVAFTFILVALYLVLRRNDILGRLFSVNCLIFSFLLTERPAVQAPVLHVIGELFYDGIFAFLPAFFLHFFLIFPGKDIHYGSRRSQLTRVLYILPFLIFVSFFILALINYTSEISPALLLASNSIASLYWVLYMITGVAMFIRTYVTSDSIQRIKFRIATLGLIIGTVPVTIVIVLRQFAPSLNLPFDYISMVFLSFISISFAYAILKHDAFDISLVFKAGLAYVILPVFLTGFFYFIAKSIGTKFSVFSPNGRYTTISVSLLLAGVVFFLARTGIQRLSDRLFMKDRKIFREKVIDFSRKIQFIASMQEISEFVVSELKDLFAPEHIHIFLKDNSDNFIHRHSSPGEKHILLTTFPSGIEIIRISENKRRPVMVEYYDRLWIKNNLDRISIELLSILKVAVILPLIEQNEMLGFVILGKKESGNPYNHTDSEILELIGERCSAAIRHTFLIKASLEKDKLDKEVQLASEIQKRLLPEKAPDMVNSTVSGRLLNSREVGGDFYDFVEFGSGVIGIAVADVSGKGIPASLLMTTLQASFRSEATLERSPADLLNALNRSLYRRSEESKFATFFYAKYDDTEGILYYSNGGSFPPILVHDDGRVEQLKRGGPLVGVDPDSYFNEGVVKLLPGDLLVIYSDGVIDQENSKGDYFGEERLTSLLRENADRTADQIIDRLYEMERIFGVGIFKDDMTAVVLKRNNTAGVTK; this comes from the coding sequence GTGGCCAGGTTTCTCAGGCCCGCGATAATTGCGATTGCTGTCGTGATCACTCTCTTGAATTTCTCAGGTCTGGAACATTTTTCGAAATCCCCTTATCACGGCATCAGGCATAACAATCTTACATTCCTGAAGTACGACAAGGACAGCCCCGCGAAGAAATCGGGTCTTCTCAGGGGGGACCGCATAATGGCGGTAGACGGGATCCGTGTCAGAAATATCATTCATTTTAAATACCTGACCTTCTCCAATAATACTCATGCACCTCAGATATACACGATTTCGAGAGGTGACTCACTCTTTAATGCCAGGATAGAATACATAGATCAGCCGAGTTACTGGGTTATTCGAAAGATAGTGCTGTCATTCGTCGCCTTTACATTCATTCTGGTCGCGTTGTATCTTGTTTTACGGCGCAACGATATCCTTGGGAGACTATTCAGCGTAAACTGTCTTATATTCTCCTTTTTGTTGACTGAAAGGCCAGCCGTGCAGGCCCCGGTGCTTCATGTCATCGGAGAGCTTTTTTACGACGGCATTTTCGCCTTTCTGCCTGCTTTTTTCCTGCATTTTTTTCTTATCTTTCCAGGGAAGGATATTCACTATGGATCGAGGCGATCCCAGTTGACCAGGGTCCTCTATATCCTCCCTTTCCTCATTTTCGTTTCATTTTTTATTCTGGCCCTGATCAATTACACATCAGAAATCAGCCCGGCCCTCTTGCTCGCTTCAAACAGCATAGCCTCGCTATACTGGGTCCTTTACATGATCACCGGAGTAGCGATGTTTATCCGCACATATGTGACATCTGACAGCATCCAGCGAATCAAGTTCAGGATAGCGACTCTTGGCTTGATAATCGGGACTGTACCTGTAACGATAGTGATAGTCCTGAGGCAATTCGCTCCTTCGCTGAACCTGCCGTTCGATTATATTTCAATGGTATTCCTCTCCTTCATATCGATATCTTTCGCTTACGCGATCCTCAAACATGATGCCTTTGACATAAGCCTCGTTTTCAAGGCCGGTCTGGCATATGTGATTCTTCCTGTTTTTCTTACGGGGTTCTTTTATTTTATCGCGAAATCGATCGGCACCAAATTCTCCGTTTTTTCACCAAATGGGCGATATACCACGATATCGGTTTCTCTTTTGCTCGCCGGCGTTGTTTTTTTTCTCGCGAGGACAGGTATTCAAAGACTTTCTGACAGATTATTCATGAAAGACCGGAAGATCTTCAGGGAGAAAGTGATAGATTTTTCGCGAAAGATACAGTTCATTGCTTCAATGCAGGAGATATCGGAATTCGTGGTATCGGAACTGAAGGACCTGTTCGCTCCCGAACATATCCATATTTTTCTGAAGGACAACAGTGATAATTTCATCCACAGGCACAGCTCGCCTGGAGAAAAACATATACTCCTGACTACATTTCCAAGTGGTATCGAGATCATCAGAATATCGGAAAATAAACGACGTCCCGTAATGGTGGAATATTATGACCGGCTCTGGATCAAGAACAATCTTGACAGGATATCGATCGAACTTCTCTCCATCCTCAAGGTTGCGGTGATCCTTCCTCTGATCGAGCAGAATGAGATGCTTGGGTTTGTCATCCTGGGGAAAAAGGAGTCGGGTAATCCATATAATCATACAGATTCCGAGATACTCGAATTGATCGGTGAGAGATGTTCAGCGGCAATAAGGCACACATTCTTGATCAAGGCTTCACTTGAAAAAGACAAGCTTGACAAGGAAGTCCAGCTTGCCAGCGAGATACAGAAAAGACTGTTACCCGAGAAAGCGCCGGATATGGTAAACAGTACAGTTTCAGGCAGGTTGTTGAACAGCCGGGAAGTTGGCGGAGATTTTTATGATTTCGTCGAATTCGGATCAGGTGTAATAGGTATAGCGGTTGCTGACGTTTCAGGCAAAGGTATCCCCGCTTCACTGCTTATGACGACCCTGCAGGCTTCGTTCAGGTCGGAAGCGACGCTGGAAAGGTCCCCCGCCGACCTTCTCAATGCCCTTAACAGGTCTCTGTACAGAAGAAGCGAAGAGAGTAAATTCGCCACTTTTTTCTACGCCAAATATGATGATACCGAGGGGATTCTGTATTATTCAAACGGGGGATCTTTCCCCCCTATCCTTGTTCATGATGACGGACGGGTCGAACAACTTAAAAGAGGTGGACCTCTGGTAGGTGTGGACCCTGATTCGTATTTTAACGAAGGTGTTGTGAAACTTCTTCCCGGAGACCTTCTTGTTATATATTCAGACGGAGTGATAGACCAGGAAAACTCAAAAGGCGATTATTTCGGAGAAGAGAGGCTTACTTCGCTCCTTCGTGAAAACGCTGACAGAACAGCAGATCAAATAATCGACAGATTGTATGAGATGGAGAGGATATTCGGCGTCGGCATTTTCAAGGATGATATGACAGCCGTTGTTTTAAAGAGGAACAATACGGCAGGTGTGACCAAATGA
- a CDS encoding PAS domain S-box protein gives MLRIQSLILLALIYSLLIISAFQLNIHALIVIPSGLLIAAVMVIHERIVHKSKIEEIQKRLTNLRSEGLIIEEKIKDDDGDVFYKLILTLFRDLERSLFKLVEKNIQLLSLKEIGRNIISSMDERKLIDSVFDYLIHGVGYRETAFLLLRKNKECFQAIVCVENASRVFRRIINLGIDDIDGVLLKTLVSGKSMLIKDVSMHKMLKSGHETLFPETTMTSYICVPLVMTAERKNCCSDTGCCLSGKETEDSEADERHYMGSSDCISCDENKVMGAVIVTDGFRGSPLTNIDQVTIETVGSLVASNIENWLLYHELRQEEIFREKILESMQHGLFVTDMEGNITLANRSALEMCGYDEDKVRKMTIDTLILSGKGKESDTGIIDLIKEEMPSIFYETFLKRSDGTHIPLRINVSQMYGNEGEVQGAIILFTDLSEVRRMEEAIRHLDKLALLGRFTSAIAHEIRNPLTGIGAGIQYLQRKGGLSEDQMENISFILNEVERLNRIITDLFKVARPRDLLYQEIKVKDLIERSYRSLNEEMASKNINFNIEMEDGPDGIEVDADQITQVLINLIKNAAEAVSDEGNIVVRSRVYTGGDPDVLKEKFKEMICIEVEDDGQGISKKDKNKIFEPFFSNKSAGTGLGLFVTHSIIHHHQGRISVLSEPGKGTVFRVYLPVNRPSKGGKVETGSASG, from the coding sequence ATGCTGAGAATACAAAGTCTTATACTGCTTGCACTTATTTATAGCCTGCTGATTATTTCAGCATTCCAGCTGAATATTCATGCCCTTATCGTGATTCCTTCCGGATTGCTGATCGCGGCCGTGATGGTCATTCACGAGAGGATCGTACACAAGAGCAAGATCGAAGAAATACAGAAAAGGCTGACAAATCTTCGCAGCGAAGGATTGATCATTGAAGAAAAGATCAAGGATGATGATGGTGACGTATTCTACAAACTGATACTTACTCTTTTCAGGGATCTCGAAAGATCGCTTTTTAAGCTGGTCGAAAAGAATATCCAGCTCTTGAGCCTCAAGGAGATAGGAAGGAATATCATCAGTTCGATGGATGAACGAAAGCTGATAGATTCGGTTTTCGATTATCTTATCCATGGAGTAGGGTACAGGGAGACGGCTTTTCTATTGCTCAGGAAAAACAAGGAATGCTTTCAAGCGATAGTCTGCGTGGAGAACGCCAGCAGGGTTTTCAGGAGGATCATAAATCTTGGAATAGATGATATCGACGGCGTTCTCCTGAAGACCCTCGTCTCTGGAAAATCGATGCTGATAAAAGATGTTTCGATGCATAAAATGCTGAAGTCGGGGCACGAGACTCTTTTTCCCGAGACTACCATGACTTCATATATATGCGTACCTCTTGTTATGACTGCCGAAAGGAAAAATTGTTGTTCGGACACCGGGTGCTGTTTAAGCGGCAAGGAAACGGAAGACAGCGAAGCTGACGAGCGCCATTATATGGGATCCAGCGATTGTATTTCATGTGATGAGAACAAGGTGATGGGAGCGGTCATAGTCACCGACGGATTCAGGGGATCTCCGCTTACCAATATCGATCAGGTCACAATAGAGACGGTAGGTTCGCTTGTGGCTTCCAATATCGAAAACTGGCTTCTTTACCATGAATTAAGGCAGGAGGAGATATTCAGGGAAAAGATACTCGAATCGATGCAGCATGGACTCTTCGTTACGGACATGGAAGGCAATATCACTCTGGCCAACCGGAGCGCGTTGGAAATGTGCGGATATGACGAAGACAAAGTAAGAAAAATGACGATTGACACGCTGATTTTAAGCGGGAAGGGAAAGGAGAGCGATACCGGTATCATAGATCTCATAAAGGAGGAAATGCCGTCGATATTTTATGAGACGTTTCTTAAGAGATCTGACGGAACGCATATACCTTTAAGGATAAACGTATCGCAGATGTACGGAAATGAAGGAGAAGTGCAGGGAGCAATAATTCTTTTTACAGATCTGAGCGAAGTAAGAAGGATGGAAGAAGCTATCAGGCACCTTGACAAGCTTGCCCTGCTCGGAAGGTTCACCTCGGCGATAGCTCATGAGATCAGAAATCCACTGACCGGGATAGGCGCGGGGATCCAGTATCTTCAGAGAAAAGGCGGGCTATCTGAGGACCAGATGGAAAACATCTCTTTTATCTTGAATGAGGTGGAGAGACTTAACAGAATAATAACCGATCTTTTCAAAGTGGCCAGACCGAGAGATCTCCTTTACCAGGAGATCAAGGTGAAAGATCTTATAGAAAGAAGCTACAGGAGCCTCAATGAGGAGATGGCCTCGAAAAATATTAATTTCAATATCGAGATGGAAGATGGCCCTGATGGGATAGAGGTCGATGCCGATCAGATCACTCAGGTACTTATAAATCTCATCAAGAACGCCGCCGAGGCAGTCTCCGACGAAGGCAACATAGTAGTGAGGTCGAGGGTATACACGGGTGGCGACCCTGACGTGCTTAAAGAAAAATTCAAGGAGATGATATGTATAGAGGTAGAGGATGACGGACAGGGGATATCCAAAAAGGACAAGAACAAGATTTTTGAACCGTTTTTTTCAAACAAATCAGCGGGAACCGGCCTTGGACTCTTCGTGACACACAGCATAATCCACCACCATCAGGGCAGGATCAGCGTTTTATCTGAACCGGGGAAGGGAACAGTATTCAGAGTCTATCTTCCCGTTAACCGGCCATCTAAGGGAGGAAAAGTTGAAACCGGTAGTGCTTCTGGTTGA
- the trxA gene encoding thioredoxin, whose amino-acid sequence MATDVKMVKVSDNDFEDKVIDPGTPAVVDFWATWCAPCRELDVVLNEMASEYGSKVSFYKVDVNESNRTASKYSVRSIPMLLFFRNGEIVDHAVGSITRETLEGKLRSLAETA is encoded by the coding sequence ATGGCGACAGATGTAAAGATGGTCAAAGTCTCCGATAATGATTTCGAAGACAAGGTAATAGACCCCGGAACGCCGGCTGTTGTGGATTTTTGGGCGACATGGTGCGCGCCCTGCAGGGAACTGGATGTGGTCTTGAATGAAATGGCATCGGAATATGGAAGTAAGGTATCGTTTTACAAGGTCGATGTTAATGAAAGCAACAGGACGGCGTCGAAATATTCGGTAAGAAGTATTCCGATGCTTCTTTTTTTCAGGAATGGAGAGATAGTGGATCATGCGGTGGGTTCAATAACGAGAGAGACTCTTGAAGGAAAATTGAGATCTCTTGCTGAAACCGCTTGA
- a CDS encoding leucine--tRNA ligase, with the protein MQEIFPFDEVERKWQQRWKELFLCDLDSTDKKYYCLMMFPYPSGNLHVGHGRNYIIGDALARIKMMEGVNVLAPMGWDSFGLPAENAAIKNRIQPSKWTEGNIANMKAQFQKWGVVYDWSREVASCRPDYYRWTQWLFLQLFESNLAYQEEATVNWCPSCMTVLANEQVVGGQCERCKSDIEGRKLKQWFFRITVYADKLLNDLEKLDNWPERVRTMQKNWIGRSEGVEVSFKLADSDEVLNCFTTRIDTIYGATFIVMAVDHPLAGDLIKKGFREQDGLKFIEHVKQLRLMEREKTENTKEGFFTGCYAINPATGERVPVFLASYVLMDYGTGVIMGVPAHDQRDFEFVRESSIKIPVLQVIKPLEDDIPDVLDRAYTEDGVIINSGSFDGMDNRDAIDKITGYLSEKGLAWDTVHYRLKDWLISRQRYWGAPIPMIHCPKCGVVPVPEEDLPVLLPEDVDFMPRSDGKSPLAASEEFVNTKCPRCGEQARRDTDTMDTFVDSSWYFLRYLSPDDDTKPFDREKVNKWLPVDQYIGGIEHAILHLLYSRFIVKFLKEKGLLDFDEPFKNLFTQGMITRHGAKMSKSAMNTVDPKPLIEKYGADTVRLYTLFIGPPEKDAEWNDRSVEGAYRFINRVWRLYDRFQDCFEPGPGIKIDHPENLAGDDLEVYRKTQWTIDRVRHDILDGNFHFNTAISALMELTNILYLYIENNDDFISGKESSRNLLQYSMKKILILLAPMAPHMCEEIWERIGNKKTVFAEKLPEADEKYLVSESFTLVVQINGKIRSKIEVKKDISQEDIEKLALEDEKIRNLLEGMKINKIINVPGKLVNIVAV; encoded by the coding sequence ATGCAGGAGATATTTCCATTTGATGAAGTCGAGAGAAAATGGCAGCAGCGCTGGAAAGAACTGTTCCTGTGCGACCTGGATTCCACAGACAAAAAGTACTACTGCCTGATGATGTTTCCTTATCCATCGGGCAATCTTCACGTGGGGCACGGCAGGAACTATATCATAGGCGATGCTCTCGCTAGGATAAAGATGATGGAAGGAGTCAATGTCCTTGCACCGATGGGATGGGACTCTTTCGGGCTTCCAGCGGAAAATGCCGCTATCAAAAACAGGATTCAACCTTCAAAATGGACTGAAGGTAACATAGCAAATATGAAGGCCCAGTTCCAGAAATGGGGTGTTGTCTACGACTGGTCGAGGGAAGTAGCTTCATGCCGGCCCGATTACTACAGATGGACACAGTGGCTGTTTCTTCAACTCTTCGAATCTAACCTTGCTTACCAGGAAGAGGCGACGGTCAACTGGTGCCCATCCTGCATGACTGTCCTTGCCAATGAGCAGGTGGTCGGCGGGCAGTGTGAAAGATGCAAATCGGATATAGAGGGCAGGAAACTCAAGCAGTGGTTTTTCCGCATAACAGTCTACGCGGACAAGCTTTTGAACGACCTTGAAAAACTTGACAACTGGCCCGAACGCGTCCGCACGATGCAGAAGAACTGGATAGGGCGCAGCGAAGGTGTGGAGGTATCTTTCAAGCTTGCCGATTCAGATGAAGTCCTCAACTGTTTTACAACGAGAATAGACACGATTTATGGCGCGACTTTTATAGTAATGGCTGTCGATCATCCGCTGGCCGGAGATCTGATAAAAAAAGGATTCAGGGAACAGGATGGGTTGAAATTCATAGAACATGTAAAACAGCTGAGGTTGATGGAAAGGGAGAAGACCGAGAACACGAAAGAGGGGTTCTTTACGGGATGCTACGCCATCAATCCCGCCACGGGGGAGAGGGTCCCCGTATTTCTGGCAAGTTACGTTCTCATGGATTACGGGACAGGCGTGATAATGGGAGTTCCTGCGCACGACCAGAGGGATTTTGAATTCGTACGTGAATCATCGATAAAAATACCCGTTCTGCAGGTGATAAAACCTCTGGAAGATGATATACCTGACGTGCTCGACAGGGCTTACACGGAAGACGGGGTAATAATCAACTCAGGTTCGTTCGACGGGATGGATAATCGCGATGCTATTGATAAAATAACGGGATATCTGTCGGAGAAAGGTCTCGCCTGGGATACGGTCCATTACCGGTTGAAAGACTGGCTGATATCCAGGCAGAGGTACTGGGGAGCGCCGATTCCGATGATCCATTGCCCGAAATGCGGAGTTGTCCCCGTTCCTGAAGAAGATCTGCCTGTCCTGCTTCCTGAAGATGTCGATTTTATGCCGAGATCAGATGGGAAATCACCGCTGGCTGCTTCTGAGGAGTTCGTCAATACTAAATGTCCAAGGTGCGGCGAACAGGCCAGGCGCGATACCGACACAATGGATACTTTTGTCGATTCGAGCTGGTATTTCCTGAGATATCTCTCTCCAGACGACGATACGAAGCCTTTCGACAGAGAAAAGGTCAACAAATGGCTTCCGGTCGATCAGTATATCGGGGGGATCGAGCACGCGATCCTTCATCTGCTGTATTCGAGATTTATAGTGAAATTCCTGAAGGAAAAAGGGCTTCTTGATTTCGACGAACCATTCAAGAATCTTTTTACACAGGGTATGATAACGAGGCATGGCGCCAAAATGTCCAAAAGTGCCATGAATACTGTCGATCCGAAGCCTTTGATAGAGAAGTACGGCGCCGACACCGTAAGGCTCTATACGCTCTTTATAGGGCCTCCTGAAAAGGACGCTGAATGGAACGACCGATCAGTCGAGGGTGCCTACAGGTTCATAAACAGGGTCTGGAGACTGTATGATCGTTTCCAGGATTGTTTTGAACCTGGTCCCGGCATCAAAATCGATCACCCTGAAAATCTGGCTGGGGACGATCTGGAAGTCTATAGAAAGACACAATGGACCATAGATCGTGTTAGACATGACATCCTTGATGGTAATTTCCATTTTAACACGGCTATAAGCGCCCTTATGGAACTGACCAACATCCTCTATCTATACATTGAAAATAACGATGATTTCATCTCTGGAAAGGAAAGTTCTAGAAACCTGCTCCAGTATTCAATGAAGAAGATACTGATCCTGCTTGCTCCGATGGCGCCGCACATGTGCGAGGAGATCTGGGAAAGAATAGGAAATAAAAAGACTGTATTCGCGGAAAAACTCCCTGAAGCGGACGAAAAGTACCTGGTATCTGAGAGTTTTACTCTTGTCGTGCAGATCAACGGCAAGATCAGATCAAAGATCGAAGTCAAAAAGGATATATCCCAGGAAGATATTGAAAAGCTTGCCCTGGAAGATGAAAAGATCAGGAATCTTCTGGAAGGGATGAAGATAAACAAGATCATAAATGTACCAGGCAAGCTGGTCAATATAGTAGCGGTCTGA
- the holA gene encoding DNA polymerase III subunit delta, which produces MRTNIAYYKNLFSRMEKKKISPVYLFRGQERYIMEEFTSRLVEKITGGESDSFNLDIEYGGEVDIERFISTANSFPFLGERRVLILKELHKLKGKWKEIISYANNPVPSSVMVFLCDSHDESGRRLRHPKDYSYLEAAIKKNGEIIQFDFLYVNDLREYVKRRAERSGLEMDSKTAGALIGSVGEDLYNIQNELDKLSLVYEKGKISEHELASVVGRYRLNAIDELLDCAGLSQGNRPIEILSSILNSGVERPSVVIYLLIRHFLTLLKIKAGHSGKGGYYYKRLGDKADKLGTRKILVWLENLRLAEVMMKSISYPEEILLESVFIHSIRGIRIDGIEDPPYRM; this is translated from the coding sequence ATGCGCACAAATATTGCTTATTACAAAAATTTATTTTCCAGGATGGAAAAGAAAAAGATCTCGCCTGTCTATCTGTTCAGAGGCCAGGAACGCTATATTATGGAAGAGTTCACTTCGCGCCTTGTAGAAAAGATAACAGGTGGAGAGAGCGACAGTTTTAATCTGGATATCGAGTATGGCGGCGAAGTCGATATTGAGCGATTTATATCGACAGCCAATTCATTTCCCTTCCTTGGCGAAAGGAGAGTCCTTATCCTCAAGGAACTCCACAAGCTCAAGGGAAAGTGGAAAGAGATAATCTCATACGCAAATAATCCCGTCCCATCCAGTGTTATGGTCTTTCTCTGTGATTCTCATGACGAATCAGGAAGGCGCTTACGGCATCCGAAAGATTATTCATACCTCGAGGCGGCAATAAAAAAAAACGGAGAGATAATCCAGTTCGACTTTCTTTATGTAAACGATCTGCGGGAATATGTAAAACGCAGAGCTGAAAGATCCGGTTTGGAGATGGACAGTAAGACCGCCGGAGCGCTTATAGGAAGTGTCGGGGAAGACCTTTATAATATCCAGAACGAACTTGACAAACTCTCCCTTGTATATGAAAAGGGGAAAATATCCGAGCATGAGCTTGCCAGCGTAGTCGGCCGTTACAGGCTCAACGCGATTGATGAATTACTTGATTGCGCGGGATTGTCGCAAGGGAACAGGCCGATCGAAATACTGTCTTCGATATTGAACTCTGGCGTTGAAAGGCCATCTGTTGTAATCTATCTCCTGATCAGGCATTTTTTGACTCTTTTGAAAATAAAAGCAGGCCACTCGGGCAAAGGAGGATATTACTATAAAAGACTGGGTGACAAAGCTGATAAACTCGGGACAAGAAAAATACTCGTGTGGCTTGAGAATCTAAGGTTGGCCGAGGTGATGATGAAAAGCATATCTTATCCTGAAGAAATTTTACTCGAAAGCGTCTTTATTCATTCGATAAGAGGGATCCGTATAGACGGTATCGAAGACCCACCTTACCGGATGTGA